From the Methanoculleus caldifontis genome, the window GTCGACCTGGCAGATCGAGACCGTCGATCCCGCGGAAGATGTTGGGGAGTTCACCTCCCTGGCCCTGGACCCGGCCACCGGCCACCCACGGATCAGTTACTATGACTCTACGAACAGCGACCTGAAGTATGCCGCCTGGGACGGGTCAGCCTGGCAGATCGAGACCGTCAATCCCGCGGGAGATGTCGGGGAGTTCACCTCCCTGGCCCTGGACCCGGCCACCGGCCACCCACGGATCAGTTACTATGACACAACCGGTGATCTGAAGTATGCTGCCCATGACGGGTCGGCCTGGCAGATCGAGACCGTCGATTCCGAGGGAGATGTCGGGCTTGATCTCTCCCTGGCCCTGGACCCGACCACCGGTTACCCCAAGATCAGTTACTATGACTATACGAACTATGACCTGAAGTATGCTGCCTGGAACGGATCGGCTTGGCAGATCGAGACCATCGATTCCGTGGAGCCCTGGGTGTGCATCTCCCTGGCCCTGGACCCGACCACCGGCTACCCGCGGATCGCCTACTCCGATGATAGCCTGTTGGGAGGAGGCCTGAAGTATGCTGCCTGGGACGGGTCGACCTGGCAAATAAAGAAGTTTGCACCCGAAGGGCTTTGGGGAAGTAGGATCTCCCTGGCCCTGGACCCGACCACCGGCTACCCCAGGATCAGCCACGATGAATCCCACCGGTTGGAGTATGTTACCTGGAACGGGTCAGTCTGGCGGTCCGAGGTCGTCGATTCCTCGAGAGAAGTGGGGTCCCCCTCTCTGGCCCTGGACCCGACCACCGGCTACCCCAGGATCAGTTACTATGAAGACATAACTCGTTCCGGGGAGATAACCCAGGACCTGAAGTATGCAGCCCTGCAGCCCGATAATGTCCCCCCTTCGATCACCGCAATCACGGTCCCCGCGGACCCCCTTCCCGTGAACACCACGGTCAGCGTCAGCGCAACCTTCACGGATCCGGATGCGGGCAACACCCACACCGCGGTGTGGGACTGGGGTGACGGTACCACCAGCGCCGGGACCGTGACCGGACCCAACAGTGCGGGCACCGTCAACGGTTCGCACACCTACACCGCGCCCGGGACCTACACCATCACCCTGACCGTGACAGACAACGACGGATCTTCGGACTCCGATACCGCAATCATCACTGTGAGGGCGCAAACTCCTGCAGAAGCGACATCGAACCTGATCACCCGGGTGGAGAGCCTCGGTTTACCGCACGGCATCGAGAATGCGCTCACAGCCATACTGGAGAACGCCATCGCGGCGCTGAACAACGGTGATGAGAATGCAGCCGGCAACGCCCTCAATGCCTTCATGAACCAGGTGGAGGCGCAGAAAGGAAAGAAATTGACTGTCGGAGAAGCCGACGCTCTGATCGCCATGGCGCAGACGATTGTCGATAGCATCTAGGCTGCGGAATCGCCAGTTAGAGCTTCTATCTCCCTTTTTTTCACGCACACCGAGACACCCTTTGCGTATGTATCTGGTGGAGCGGCTAAACGGATTAGCAAACCTGCCTTTGGTTAGAGAAAGTGGACCCCACTGCCCAAGCACTGTCGGGAAGGCAACTGAGAATTCGGCAATCCCTTTAATTCGTTAACGAAAGGCTATCGGCTGCATTTTGAAGACGGTTAAAACCTAAATGGATCACACGCACTCTCCGCCCTATGAACCGATCAAAACAGCATGATTTCCCCTTGCTTGACCCAGAGAGCACGACAGTCACTATCACAGGAGGTTGAAAATCATAAGACCCTTCAGATAAAAGTTGGGGTCATGGCCTTCCGGGAAATTGACGATGATCTCTGGGAAGTTGCCCGGAAATATCTCCCGCCAACAAAGTCACACATCCGCCGACCCCAGTGTGACCTCCGCAGCCCACGGAAAATCTTCGATTTTCCTAACAAAAGAACGTCCATGTGTTCAACGGCATCCTGTGTGTCCTGACCACCGGCTGCACCTGGTACGATGTTCCGGAGAAATACAATATCAAGTCGACGGTTTACCGGTACCACCTCGAACTCTACGAGAAGGAAGTGTACCAGGCGATCTTCCTCGACCTGCTCCGATCCGGCTACGAGATCCAAAAGACACGGAAAATCAGAGATTTTCCTGACAGGAAACTGCAGGGCAGTTTCCGTGTCGATCTCTCGCACTGTGCGACAGATACCAAGAATATCC encodes:
- a CDS encoding PKD domain-containing protein, with the protein product MVPASAGTWQIETVDSAGDVGEHTSLALDPTTGNPRISYYDFTNGHLKYAARDGSTWQIETVDPAEDVGEFTSLALDPATGHPRISYYDSTNSDLKYAAWDGSAWQIETVNPAGDVGEFTSLALDPATGHPRISYYDTTGDLKYAAHDGSAWQIETVDSEGDVGLDLSLALDPTTGYPKISYYDYTNYDLKYAAWNGSAWQIETIDSVEPWVCISLALDPTTGYPRIAYSDDSLLGGGLKYAAWDGSTWQIKKFAPEGLWGSRISLALDPTTGYPRISHDESHRLEYVTWNGSVWRSEVVDSSREVGSPSLALDPTTGYPRISYYEDITRSGEITQDLKYAALQPDNVPPSITAITVPADPLPVNTTVSVSATFTDPDAGNTHTAVWDWGDGTTSAGTVTGPNSAGTVNGSHTYTAPGTYTITLTVTDNDGSSDSDTAIITVRAQTPAEATSNLITRVESLGLPHGIENALTAILENAIAALNNGDENAAGNALNAFMNQVEAQKGKKLTVGEADALIAMAQTIVDSI
- a CDS encoding transposase; translated protein: MFNGILCVLTTGCTWYDVPEKYNIKSTVYRYHLELYEKEVYQAIFLDLLRSGYEIQKTRKIRDFPDRKLQGSFRVDLSHCATDTKNIPRKKGDRPAMTAIKR